The genomic stretch GACAGCAGCCCGGCGGTGTACCCGGCGTCGGCCTGGCAACCGGCGCTGGGCGCGAGCAACTCGCTCATCCGGGCCCGCATCAACACGGCAGCGATTCCCTCTTCGGAGGCGCTGCCGTCGTCGGTCAACAGCAGCAGCGCCACCCAACTCTGCAGGCGACGCCACCCGACCAGCACGAGGGCCTGGCGGACCGTGCTCACGGTGCGCTTCATCCCCCCGGGGGCCCCGATGCCCGCCAGCTGGAGCAACTGGTGCGTCATGGCCGGGTCGCTCCGCACGATCTCCTCGATCTCGGAGACGGGGCATTCGGCGTCGAGGAGCCTGGCAGACATCCGCAGTCCGGCCAGTCGCCCGGGGGGAAGGGGCCGCCCCGGCGACACATGCGGCCGCGACAGGACGTAACCCTGGAAGTAGTCGAATCCGAGCGACGCGCACCGTCCGAGCTCCTCGAAGGTGTCCACCTTCTGGGCGATCACCTCGACATGGCAGGCGCGGCAGCGCTCGACGAGCTCGGGCAGGCGATCGGGGGCGACGGCCTCCACGTCGATCTTGACCGTCGATGCCAGTGCGAGGAGATCGTCGACGCCGTCGGTCCACTGGAAGTCGTCGAGAGCCAACGAGTAGCCGCTGTCGAGCAGCCGCCGACACCCCGCCAGGGCCGATCCGTCGCTCACGATGGGCTGGCGGATCTCGACGACGACCTGGTCAGGCGGAACCCGGATCTGCGTCTCCCCGCTGACGATGCCGGGACTGGCGTTGCAGAAGGCCTTCTTCGTCCCGACCAGTGCGCCGATGCCGCCCTCGGCCGTGCCGAGAAGGTCCTCGGGTGTCGGGTGCCCCCCAAAGGGACCGTCGAGCGCGACGCTCGGCGGGTCCACGCTCCGAAACAGCAGCTCGTAGCCCTTGACCGCCAGGTCCCGGTCGAAGATCGGCTGGCGGCCCACCAGCGTTTCGATGACAGCTGTCAACGGTCACCCCTCACGATCGGTGTCACAGTAGCGGGGACGACCGACGATATGGTGGTGCGCGGAGCACGTCGGCACCCATGCACCGGTGTGCCCGTCCCTACGAGTCGGTGGTCGTGCCGTCGATGACCGCGAAGCCACGCAACACGAGCCGGCGCCGCCAACGGGCGCGCCAGGAGCAGTACCGCAGGCGGTTCGGACTGCCCGCCACGGCGGTCCTGCCCCTGTTCGGCCCGATGCCACCGGCACGAGGCTCGGTGCCGTTCACGCCGCAGCGACCCGCCCTCGATCCCATGCCGGTGGCACTGGTGGTCTTCGAGCCCGGCCTGTCGCGGCCCCGCCGGCTCCTGGCGCGGCTCGGCACCAGTCGACTGGTGACGGTGCTTCCGGGCAACCGCCCGGTGAGCCTGAAGGCGCTCGTCTTCGTCGGACTGGGTGCGGTCACCGGCACGATCGCGGCCCAGCCCTTCGATCCCGTGACATACCTGGCGCCCCTGTACGGATTGCTCGTCGGGGGAGTCGGTGCCGGTGCCGGGTGGCGGGCGCTGCGAGGCCGGTGGGCCACGACGATCGGCGTCGACGAATGGCGGGGCGAGCTCGACGCCATCTTGGGGACGCTGCAGAGCGTCGACAGGATCGGCCAGCCGTTCGTTTCGCCACCGGCGCTGCGCACCGCGCTCCATTCGGCACTGTGGCATGCCGCCGACGCCGTCGGCCATCCCGGTGACCGCGACGTGCTGGACACCTTCACCGAGCAGCTCGCGGCGCTCCGGATCGCGACCGGCTCCGCGCTGGCGGAACTGGAGTCCCCGACGATCGAAGCCCGCAAAGCAGTGGTCTCCGACCAGCTCGCCGCAGCCGTCGACCAGCTCTCGCTGATTCCACCGACAGCCCGCCAGGTGCAGGCAGGAGAAGGTCTCACGTAGCACTCGGCGGCGGGGCGACGACGGATGCGGCCACAGCGCCCTACGCGACGAGGGCACTGGTCTCCCGCTGGTGCACCTTGCCCGACGACTTCACCACTGCCGGAAGGGTGAACACGAAGGCGAGGACACGGGCGACGGCAACGTAGAATTCCTGCGGCACGAAGTCATCGATCTCGCAGGCCGCGAAGATCGCCCGGGCGAGCGGTCGGTCCTCCACGATCGGGACACCGTGCTTCGTGGCCTCGGCTCGTATCCTGAGCGCCACCTCGTCGGCGCCCTTGGCGACCACCTGGGGCGAATGGCCCCGACCCGCCTCGTAGCGCAGGGCGACGGCGAAGTGGGTGGGGTTGGTGATGACGACATCGGCACCCGCGACGGCGGCCATCATGCGGGATCGACTGAGGCGCAGCTGCTTGCGCCGGACCTCGCGCTTCACCAGCGGGTCACCCTCGGACTGGCGGCCCTCCTCTTTGACCTCGCGCTTGGACATCTTGAGGCTCTTGTTGTGCCGGCGGCGCTGGATCCCGTAGTCGACCAGGGCGAGGAGCAGGCCGATGATCGCCACGTCACGGACCAGGCCCAACATGGTGGACCCGGCGTACCTCACCACCGGGGTCATGTCGACCGGCTGCGCGCCGACGAGCTTGCTCCCCAGCCCGAACAGGACCTTGTAGGCGATGAGGACGAGCACGGCGATCTTCAGCGCCTGCTTCGCCAGCTGCCACAGCGACTGGGCGGAGAACAGCCGCTTGAGCCCTGCGATCGGGTTGATCCGGTCGAATTTCGGCGCCGCGGCCGAGAGCGAGAAGAGCCCGCCGGTCTGCGCCACGTCCACGAGGACCCCGATGACGGCAAT from Acidimicrobiales bacterium encodes the following:
- a CDS encoding EAL domain-containing protein, with product MTAVIETLVGRQPIFDRDLAVKGYELLFRSVDPPSVALDGPFGGHPTPEDLLGTAEGGIGALVGTKKAFCNASPGIVSGETQIRVPPDQVVVEIRQPIVSDGSALAGCRRLLDSGYSLALDDFQWTDGVDDLLALASTVKIDVEAVAPDRLPELVERCRACHVEVIAQKVDTFEELGRCASLGFDYFQGYVLSRPHVSPGRPLPPGRLAGLRMSARLLDAECPVSEIEEIVRSDPAMTHQLLQLAGIGAPGGMKRTVSTVRQALVLVGWRRLQSWVALLLLTDDGSASEEGIAAVLMRARMSELLAPSAGCQADAGYTAGLLSTLDVVLGMPIVKILDALPLDADIRDGILNGDGPLGRLVADVTDYQLGRPERASRCAMPEDAVRTAAVEALTWTVGMTSALESAQAFD
- the flhB gene encoding flagellar biosynthesis protein FlhB, with protein sequence MGKHDDKTEKPTAKRKRKARKKGQVATSREVSSWVVALAATMLIPMLFRSGESKMTALFARVADVTSSPSPQGALQVLQFGLGDVLALVLPVAGCIAVIGVLVDVAQTGGLFSLSAAAPKFDRINPIAGLKRLFSAQSLWQLAKQALKIAVLVLIAYKVLFGLGSKLVGAQPVDMTPVVRYAGSTMLGLVRDVAIIGLLLALVDYGIQRRRHNKSLKMSKREVKEEGRQSEGDPLVKREVRRKQLRLSRSRMMAAVAGADVVITNPTHFAVALRYEAGRGHSPQVVAKGADEVALRIRAEATKHGVPIVEDRPLARAIFAACEIDDFVPQEFYVAVARVLAFVFTLPAVVKSSGKVHQRETSALVA